In Elgaria multicarinata webbii isolate HBS135686 ecotype San Diego chromosome 15, rElgMul1.1.pri, whole genome shotgun sequence, one genomic interval encodes:
- the SLC7A3 gene encoding cationic amino acid transporter 3, whose protein sequence is MLKGTMANFGKKLIRQRTVDLNAQESQLARCLSTLDLIALGVGSTLGAGVYVLTGEVAKDTAGPSIVICFFIAAVSSVLAGLCYAEFGARVPKAGSAYLYSYVTVGEIWAFTTGWNLILSYIIGTASVARAWSSTFDHIIGGHISTFFKNNTSVHMENVLAEYPDFFALFLVLLLTGLLSFGVSESALVNKIFTAINLLVLSFVIVAGCVKGDVKNWSLSEEDFQNYSHKPASSGSAVGELGKGGFAPFGFEGILSGAATCFYAFVGFDCIATTGEEARNPQRSIPIGIIVSLLICFVAYFGVSASLTLMVPYFLVDKESPLPDAFKAVGWEPARYVVAIGSLCALSTSLLGSMFPTPRVIYAMAEDGLLFRFLFRVHSRTKTPLVATVVSGIIAALMALLCELKDLVNLMSIGTLLAYSLVAVCVLILRYQPEMFAASKDLEMLEMNGSEEEKVVINPSIGISQTVLKEEYSWRSLICPSEDTPTHLSGRIVYISSTLVCIMITALCGILAYEWASLLNGSVGWIIACVVFLGVSLVGTIVIWRQPESTTRLTFKVPGLPLLPLFSILVNIYLMMQLDKGTWARFAVWMAIGFAIYFGYGIRHSEEGKVARSSQPATSKPLQCPSSDPNQDVAI, encoded by the exons ATGCTGAAGGGCACCATGGCGAACTTCGGCAAGAAGCTGATCCGGCAGCGCACAGTGGACCTCAACGCGCAAGAGTCGCAATTGGCGCGCTGCCTCTCCACCCTGGACCTGATAGCTCTCGGCGTGGGCAGCACTCTCGGGGCTGGCGTCTACGTTTTGACTGGGGAGGTGGCCAAGGATACGGCCGGACCTTCCATTGTGATCTGTTTTTTCATTGCGGCCGTTTCGTCGGTGCTGGCTGGCCTCTGCTATGCGGAGTTTGGAGCCCGGGTACCCAAGGCCGGGTCTGCCTATCTCTACAGCTATGTGACCGTTGGGGAGATATGGGCCTTCACCACAGGATGGAACCTCATCCTCTCGTATATCATAG GGACCGCGAGCGTCGCTCGTGCCTGGAGCTCCACGTTCGACCACATCATCGGTGGCCACATCTCCACTTTCTTCAAGAATAACACTTCCGTGCATATGGAGAACGTGCTTGCCGAATATCCCGACTTctttgccctcttcctggtgttGCTGCTCACAG GCTTGCTGTCATTTGGTGTGAGCGAATCCGCCCTGGTGAACAAAATCTTCACAGCCATCAACTTGCTGGTCCTTAGCTTTGTCATCGTGGCTGGATGCGTGAAGGGAGATGTCAAGAACTGGAGCTTGTCCGAGGAGGATTTCCAAAACTACTCTCATAAGCCTGCTTCATCCGGAAGCGC AGTTGGCGAGCTTGGCAAAGGAGGCTTTGCTCCCTTTGGCTTTGAGGGGATCCTCTCTGGGGCTGCCACATGCTTCTATGCCTTTGTTGGATTCGATTGCATTGCAACGACAG gTGAGGAAGCGCGCAACCCTCAGCGCTCCATCCCCATTGGCATCATCGTCTCCCTCCTCATCTGCTTCGTGGCCTATTTTGGGGTTTCTGCTTCCTTGACCTTGATGGTGCCCTACTTCCTGGTGGATAAAGAGAGCCCGCTGCCCGACGCCTTCAAAGCTGTGGGGTGGGAGCCCGCCCGCTACGTGGTAGCCATTGGCTCGCTCTGTGCCCTCTCCACGAG CCTGCTTGGCTCCATGTTCCCAACGCCGCGAGTGATCTATGCCATGGCTGAAGATGGGCTGCTCTTCAGGTTCCTCTTCCGGGTGCACAGCCGGACCAAGACTCCCTTGGTGGCCACTGTTGTGTCGGGCATCATCGCCG CCCTGATGGCTTTACTCTGCGAGCTGAAAGACCTGGTTAACCTCATGTCGATCGGGACTCTGCTGGCGTACTCCCTGGTCGCTGTTTGTGTGCTCATCCTCAG GTACCAGCCTGAGATGTTCGCCGCCTCCAAAGACCTGGAAATGCTTGAGATGAATGGAAGTGAAGAAGAGAAGGTGGTCATCAATCCCTCAATTGGCATTAGCCAGACTGTGCTGAAAGAGGAGTACAGCTGGAGGAGCCTTATCTGTCCTTCTGAGGACACTCCAACTCATCTCTCAGGGCGCATTGTCTACATCAGCAGCACACTTGTCT GTATAATGATCACAGCCCTGTGTGGAATCCTGGCATATGAGTGGGCATCCCTCTTGAACGGCAGCGTCGGTTGGATCATAGCCTGCGTGGTTTTCCTAGGTGTTTCGCTTGTTGGCACTATTGTCATCTGGAGGCAGCCAGAAAGTACGACACGTCTCACTTTCAAA gTGCCTGGCTTGCCATTGCTCCCTCTCTTTAGCATCTTAGTGAATATCTATCTGATGATGCAGCTGGACAAAGGGACTTGGGCCCGCTTTGCTGTCTGGATGGCCATAG GCTTTGCCATCTATTTCGGCTATGGGATCAGGCACAGTGAAGAAGGAAAGGTGGCACGGTCATCTCAGCCAGCAACAAGCAAACCTCTGCAGTGCCCTAGCTCTGACCCGAACCAAGACGTTGCTATCTGA